A window of the Heterodontus francisci isolate sHetFra1 unplaced genomic scaffold, sHetFra1.hap1 HAP1_SCAFFOLD_72, whole genome shotgun sequence genome harbors these coding sequences:
- the LOC137361142 gene encoding probable G-protein coupled receptor 139, with protein MDHELEVNLLAIGLLSRGKCGLSTCTTRYLVAMAMAYLLVIISEVILWRISYYYFPGSFLDITPVCSVIAVLSRAATDCSVWFTVTFSFDRFVAICCQKLKTKYCTKTTAAVVLATSCIVLCLKNVPFYFIFESREIIDNVPWDCYRNPSYYTAPGWVGFDWFAVVLTPLLPFTLVLLLNALTIRHVLVASRVWKGLKCQSRVENHTDPEMESRRKSMILLFSISGSFILLWLVYVMDFLYYNIAGTDHSDYTDSEYIFGEFGFMLRTLSCCINTFIYMAIQSKFREQVKNAMKYPVVSIIQLMNKENN; from the exons ATGGACcacgagctggaag ttaatttactggcgattggcttgctgtcccggggaaagtgcggactctccacctgcaccactcgctacctggtggccatggcaatggcgtaTCTTCTGGTCATTATCTCTGAAGTCATCCTGtggcggatcagttattattatttcccgggatctttcctggacatcacgcctgtgtgtagtgttattgcTGTCCTAagtcgtgcagccacagactgctctgtctggttcactgtcactttctcctttgatcgatttgtggctatttgttgccagaagctaaaaacaaaatattgcaccaagacaactgcagctgtggttctcgcGACAAGCTGCATTGTTCTCTGTTTAAAAAACGTTCccttctactttatatttgaaTCGAGAGAGATAATTGACAACGTGCCGTGGGACTGTTATCGAAATCCAAGCTATTATACTgcacccggatgggtgggatttgactggtttgctgtggttttaactccattgctcccattcactttagtcttgttgctcaacgctctgacaatcAGACacgttttagtggccagtcgagtctggAAGGGACTGAAGTGTCAGAGCAGGGTAGAAAATCAcactgatccagagatggagagcagaaggaagtctatgattttactcttcagcatatctggcagcttcatacttctgtggttggtgtatgttatggatttcttatattataacattgcaGGAACAGATCATAGCGATTACACCGATTCTGAATACATATTCGGAGAATTTGGGTTTATGTTGCGGACTTTAAGTTGCTGCATAAACACGTTTATTTATATGGCGATTCAGTCGaaattcagagagcaggtcaaaaaTGCAATGAAATATCCAGTtgtatcaattattcaattaatgaacaaGGAAAACAACTGA